Proteins from a genomic interval of Chitinophagales bacterium:
- a CDS encoding T9SS type A sorting domain-containing protein, with protein sequence MKHILFFILLSQTISAQETYFNKNYDILGGYQTMQSLVSVGDKYFILGPSSFSNGENIYTIWKIDKLGEVQMLNNYGEGDNYDYLNGSLSIIDDKLFIFLGKVDSLSDSRYYLASISLEGELLWEQTYDLGILAEGARKLTPTRDKGFIMTGFSVNFPNELGQAFIVKTDSLGNMQWQKNYGRLDGHDQGNEIIELEEGGYVVMGWTSQEVANRNIWVFQIDSEGNVLWEETYGNGYFEECSDILEVEDGYVIVGYQYPNSILESDPNGYIFKIDKEGNMLWEKKYSGTLALNGLQLDDIFREVRELEDGSLVVIGHSRNHKDSGRLSGILMKLTSEGDSLWTKAYSNILRSNHYLWDFEVTEDNGFVMCGWSKGVESETQDGWVLKVDSLGNTCQPANCDSILTTSIQYEVTTHYPTHFYPNPAQNRVTFQHRLPKGKEAVLDVYDLQGREMGNWRLEIGDLEMDLNVEGWESGLYLYRVRIEGREVSSGKLVVE encoded by the coding sequence ATGAAACATATTCTATTTTTTATATTATTATCGCAAACTATTTCAGCTCAAGAAACTTACTTCAATAAAAATTATGATATTCTTGGAGGCTATCAAACCATGCAGTCACTGGTAAGTGTTGGAGACAAGTATTTTATTTTGGGGCCTTCTTCATTTAGTAATGGTGAAAATATATATACTATTTGGAAAATTGATAAACTGGGAGAAGTCCAAATGTTGAATAATTATGGGGAAGGAGACAATTACGATTATTTGAATGGAAGTTTATCTATTATAGATGATAAGCTATTTATTTTTTTAGGAAAAGTAGATTCCCTCTCAGATAGTAGATATTATTTGGCATCTATTTCTCTGGAAGGAGAACTTTTATGGGAACAGACCTATGATTTGGGAATATTGGCTGAAGGAGCTCGAAAATTGACTCCTACAAGAGATAAAGGATTCATTATGACAGGCTTTTCAGTAAATTTTCCCAATGAATTGGGACAAGCTTTTATTGTCAAAACCGATAGCTTGGGCAATATGCAGTGGCAAAAAAATTACGGTAGATTGGATGGACATGACCAAGGAAATGAAATTATCGAACTGGAGGAGGGAGGTTATGTAGTGATGGGTTGGACTTCACAAGAGGTAGCTAATCGGAATATATGGGTTTTTCAAATTGATAGTGAAGGAAATGTGCTATGGGAAGAAACCTATGGCAATGGTTATTTTGAGGAGTGTTCGGATATATTGGAGGTGGAAGATGGATATGTAATCGTAGGTTATCAATACCCTAATTCTATTCTTGAAAGTGACCCCAATGGATATATTTTCAAAATTGACAAAGAAGGAAATATGCTATGGGAGAAAAAATATTCAGGTACTTTAGCTCTCAATGGATTGCAATTAGATGATATTTTTCGAGAGGTACGAGAATTAGAAGACGGAAGTTTAGTCGTCATTGGGCATTCTCGCAATCACAAAGATTCGGGGCGGTTGTCTGGTATATTGATGAAACTAACATCGGAAGGAGACAGCTTGTGGACGAAAGCCTATTCTAATATTTTACGTTCTAATCACTATTTATGGGATTTTGAAGTCACAGAGGACAATGGATTTGTCATGTGTGGGTGGAGTAAAGGCGTAGAAAGCGAAACCCAAGACGGTTGGGTTCTCAAAGTAGACAGCCTCGGCAACACCTGTCAGCCCGCCAATTGCGACAGTATTTTGACTACTTCAATTCAGTACGAAGTGACGACTCATTATCCCACCCATTTTTATCCCAACCCTGCCCAAAATCGAGTGACTTTTCAGCATCGGCTGCCGAAAGGAAAGGAAGCGGTTTTGGATGTGTATGATTTGCAGGGGAGAGAAATGGGGAATTGGAGATTGGAGATTGGTGATTTGGAAATGGACTTGAATGTTGAAGGTTGGGAAAGTGGATTGTATTTGTATCGGGTGAGGATTGAAGGGAGAGAAGTGAGTAGTGGGAAATTGGTGGTGGAGTGA
- a CDS encoding T9SS type A sorting domain-containing protein, with translation MKLIYPNPTDNAVTIELTVKSAKLSIYNITGQFMEQRDLVEGKNDLEMDFPNGTYFFQIQSEQQMITHKVVIAK, from the coding sequence TTGAAACTGATTTACCCCAATCCGACGGACAATGCCGTTACCATAGAATTGACTGTAAAATCAGCAAAACTAAGTATTTACAACATCACTGGTCAATTTATGGAACAAAGAGATTTGGTAGAAGGAAAAAATGATTTGGAAATGGATTTTCCAAATGGCACTTATTTTTTCCAAATCCAATCTGAACAGCAAATGATTACCCACAAGGTAGTTATTGCCAAATAA